CCTCAAGTTACCTCTTGTTTTCAACGTCAGATGGACTAGTCAAGGCGAAGGCCATTTCTCAATTGCACCTTCACCTCTTTCTTATGTTCCAATGACAGGGGCCGAGCTTTCAGATAAAATGAGCTTTCTTGAGAGGCTTCTTAACGTAATAATTTTTGGCTTCACAGAATATCAAATAACACAGTATATTTTACCACATTATGTTGGCTTAATTGATAAATATTTAGGTCCAGATGCAGATTATCTATCCTTGTTTCAAGCAGCAGACCTTTGGCTCATGAGAGTGGACTTTGTGTTTGAGTTTCCACGTCCTACCATGCCGAATATTATCTATATGGGAGGGTTCCAGTGTAAACCAGCAAAACCTCTTCCTGAACACCTGGAAGAGTTTGTGCAGAGTTCAGGAGAGCATGGGGTCATCATCATGTCTCTGGGGACTTTGATTGGAGAGCTTCCCCATGACCTAGCTGATTTGATTGCTGCAGCTTTTGCAAAATTACCCCAGAAAGTCATATGGAGATATAAAGGTGACAGACCAGCCACTCTGGGCAACAACACTTTACTAGTAGACTGGATGCCACAAAATGACCTTTTAGGACATCCCAAGATAAAACTATTTGTGGCTCATGGAGGGACAAATGGCGTTCAAGAGGCAATCTATCACGGAGTTCCTATTGTAGGACTTCCATTGATTTTTGATCAGCGTGATAATATATTTAGAATTGAAGTAAGAGGAGCAGGGAAGCTAATTGATATTTTTAGTATGAATGAAGACATCTTCTTTCAGGGTGTTCAGGAAGTCCTGAATGAGCCCTCCTACAGGATGAACATGCAGAGACTCTCCAGGCTGCACAGAGATCAGCCAATGAAGCCATTGGATAACGCCCTCTTCTGGATAGAGTTTGTCATGAGACACAAAGGTGCCGCTCACCTGAGAACTGAATCCTACAAAATGCCCTGGTATTCTTACCACTCTGTAGATGTGATGCTCTTCTTAGTTGGAGTTGTGCTGATAGTTCTGGGCACCTTTGCTGCCTTAATAAGATGTTTTTGCTCCATgtgtctgagaaaaaaaagtaaatgtgatttaaaaaaaacaaagtagcaATCGCAATGAAATTTAACCCAAAAATATGCattaaatgtgacaaacacaacaaagtggGTCAGCTATTTGTACTAGCTATTTATTGGGgataacagaaaaacattttcattgagTTTGAAACCTTTGTCTGAttatagtaaaaaaagacaaaacaccaaaatcaTTCAGtgctttatacttttttatttgatcaatATGGAGTTTAAGGCTGTTTAAGGCTGATTATATTTGTTTTCACCCTATTCTtacagttttgttattttaccaACCCCATACTCTGGATAAACAAACATTGCATACCCTTTTGCAATTTGTCTATGCTGGTTGGCACATTATTTTGAAACATTCTAGTCAGGGTTTTACATTAACCAATCAATACTCTTTGAATATGTGGCCCTAGATATCTGCAAACTTAGATCAGAGTATGCATGGATATAACCTTTAGGAGAAAGGGTTaccaacatgtacagtaaaccTGCTGTCTTCAAgggtagaaaataaaaaacatttataaatgatACAGTTCATCAGTTGGTATTTAATGAGCCCACAGTGGAAATAACCTTTGCATGCATTCCTTCACTGAATTTAAAGACTTTTCAAATTCACTCTTACACTGTAAgacaatatattttacatttttaaactacTACATACTTTCCTCAATGTTGCACAGTATGGGTGATACATGTTCTTATAGCTTCCAAGCAAAGTGTAGGCTTGTATAGATTTAAACAGATCCAATTTCACACTTGAAGATTAGACTGAGAAACCAGAGCTATATTAGGCCTTTATCCTTTCTTTATATAAGccttaatgtgtttttacagaAGGATTATGTAATCTGTAAAATTTTTTGATAGCTTGGTCTCAGTTTTTAATACAACGCATGCAATTCCATTAATTCCAGTGTTGACAAAAAGCCTGTCTTATTTTAGTTTGATCATCTGGCATAGAGATTTCAGTTTAGAAATCAATACGATAAATAGATAATATACGCCAATAATTCTAagaattactttttcaacatggttgtaaccttttaaaaagtaaagacGTCAAGTGATTTTGAGTGCTATAACGAATACAGTATTTCTGGTTTCTTCTAGCAATGTTCTAGACTGGCTAGCACACCATTTGCacaattttacttttgatatttcTCATGCCTGTTTGACTGTTAGTAAGCATTATGATTCAGACTTAACATCTGACAAAATGCAGCCATCTTTGCCTTTACATAACCAAGGAACACCTGGCTCAggtctgcttttaaaaatgctcTTATGTTTAAAAGCTGAGGGTGAGTTCTTTGCCAAACAACAGTTGCATGTTATTTGTGATGAATACTTTGGACTTGAAGACTTTTACGTAATATAGGAGCTGTGGCTTTGGAAAGTTGCAGTTGTGCTTAAGTCTCCCTCTCCCATTGCCCCTGTAGCTGTCCCTTAATTATTGAATATGGATATGTCTTTGAAGACTTTTGTAGATGAAATTCATGGTACACAAAATTTTACTAGCTGCAGCCTTTTCCAAATTACCTCTTGGAGATATGAAGAGTGATAGGCCGGATAATCCGTCAAGGTCATCCAAATAGTTTATTGCtcatgaaagaaagaaaagtaatttAAGACTCCATTGAGTCCCAGTTTTGGCCGTTAATATGATGTCCGGCTGTGCCTACAAGTTAGGGGTGTGgagtgaataaaaacaacaacttcctCAGGGCCAAACAGGAAGTCCTGAATAAGCCCTCCCACAGTATGAACATTAAGGGTCTGTCCTGATTTCCAGACTTAAGGGGCTTACCTGGCCCTTGGGTAGTGTTGTAAATAACTACAATACAAGTCAGAGCAACTCTACTGTTGTAAGTGTTGATTTTGGCAAACCTGTACAGAATATCCAGGCTGCAAAGATCAGCCAATACAGCCTCAAAACCACAGTCCCTTCTGAATAATGAGTGTCCTAAGACACAACAGTGTTCACCTGAGAATCTTTACATTGGCCTGTAGATATGCTATTTGTAGCATATGTTACACTGATAGCTTCAGCTTTTCTTTTATGCAAAGGGCCCCTGTTTCAGCTGTGTTAAGATATTGGATATCTGGCATTTAAAATAGGCCCAAAGTTGAAAGGATATTCCAAATGTTACCATGCATTGATAATGATTATGTTCTGTCGCATTGTGTATGGGTAAAGTTCACTTGCTAGAGAGATTTTACAGCAAAACCTACCACACGTTGAGACAAACTCAACTTCCCAAGACTGCAGGTTTGTGGTAATACTCTGCTAACTAAATTCTATTATGACATGACTGTACAAAATCCCTGAGggtttttcttaaataaataaattcttttattacaaaataataataaaaaacttaCCGCAGATCCTGTTACAGAATTTGTTTCTACATGCTGCTCTTGGCTGGTCGCAGCCATGACacaaatcaaattatttttacatcTCTAGCTGTCAAACTGGTAATTCATTAGGAATATCAATTCAGTCTGAATCGTCACTGAAAAGTAGGATTAGAAATGACGGCGGTCCGACCCTCCATAACTCTGGAGACTCATTGACACAACCCAGGAGggaaaactaaattatttaaagtaaGATTTCACCTTGatggaacattttcatttttggcaAACACCTCAAATAATAGTACAAGTAAACTAATATTAGTCAGATCAATATTAGCTTCAGGTGGATTCCGCTTGTGTGAATAAAACTAATACAAAAGGCATGAAAAAACTTCCAGggtcaaaaaaactgaaaagctaTTTTCAAGGAATAAAAAGTTGAAAGTGAGAGAGCAGTACAAACTGAGTTTCTCAGAGCTGCTTGTCGACAATTCATGTCAACTAAACACATAAAATGTGCCAAAGAGAAATATCACtttaaatgaatagtttgacattttgggcttATTTGCtgtcttgctgagagttagatggaaagatcaataccactcctATGTCTGTCCGGTAAATATGATTCTGGAGTCAGCAGCCAGTCAGCTGGCATAACACATGAAAATAGGGGGAACAAGAAAACTGTTTTATAGAGGGTTATATACCAGACTATTTCTTGCAGTAATTTCCTccactggttgcctggcaactgctcCCATGc
The Etheostoma cragini isolate CJK2018 chromosome 1, CSU_Ecrag_1.0, whole genome shotgun sequence genome window above contains:
- the LOC117949182 gene encoding UDP-glucuronosyltransferase 2A1-like, which translates into the protein MKMYWNCLWITLYLLCPTVVSGGKVLVYPVDGSHWVNMKVIIEELHSRGHQVSVVRSSGSWYIKETSPFYSSITLNIDSEFDEGFITTFVSQLLEIQREGKSAWTRFKLEMEQAQKASEMHEKTKEMLELLFESKDLIQSLQEANYDLVLTDPAIPGGVILAHYLKLPLVFNVRWTSQGEGHFSIAPSPLSYVPMTGAELSDKMSFLERLLNVIIFGFTEYQITQYILPHYVGLIDKYLGPDADYLSLFQAADLWLMRVDFVFEFPRPTMPNIIYMGGFQCKPAKPLPEHLEEFVQSSGEHGVIIMSLGTLIGELPHDLADLIAAAFAKLPQKVIWRYKGDRPATLGNNTLLVDWMPQNDLLGHPKIKLFVAHGGTNGVQEAIYHGVPIVGLPLIFDQRDNIFRIEVRGAGKLIDIFSMNEDIFFQGVQEVLNEPSYRMNMQRLSRLHRDQPMKPLDNALFWIEFVMRHKGAAHLRTESYKMPWYSYHSVDVMLFLVGVVLIVLGTFAALIRCFCSMCLRKKSKCDLKKTK